The genomic DNA gggaggcttgcaagctggagaacaccatcccaaccgtgaagtacgggggtggcagcatcatgttgtgggggtgctttgctgcaggagggactggtgcacttcacaaaatagatggcatcatgaggtaggaaagttatgtggatatactgaagcaatatctcaagacatcagtcaataagttaaagcttggtcccaaatggacaatgacccaaagcatacttccaaagttgtggcaaaatggcttaaggacaacaaagtaaaggtattggagtggccatcacaaagccctgacctcaatcctatagacaatttgtgggcagaactgaaagtgtgtgcgagaaaggaggccttacaaacctgactccgttacaccagctctgtcaggaggaatgggtcaaaattcacccaacatattgtgggaagcttgatgAAGGCTACttaaaatgtttgacccaaattaaacaatttaaaggcaatgctaccaaatactaattgagtgtatgtaaacttctgacccactaggaatgtgatgaaagaaataaaagcttaaataaatcactaccattattctaacatttcacattctttaaataaagtggtgatccaaaccaaagacagggaatttttactaggattaaatcaggaattgtgaaaaaaacggagtttaaatgtatttgactaaggtgtattaacttccgacttcaactgtatatagttatGAGCAACAGATATACATATTTCTTGTCTGTGAATCCATCACCCTCTGAACTCAAACCCACCCACACCAGACCAAACAATGGGAATGAACCATCATTTTAGTGAAGTTAGCAGGTCATGTCTCACATCTTTCCCAACTGTTCCCTTGGAGTCCAATTttttattatacctttatttaactaggtcagttcagaacacattcttatttttaatgacagtgagttaactgtcttgttcaggggcagaacagaattgtaccttgtcagcttggggatttgaacttgcaacctttcggttactagcccaacactctaaccactaggctaccctgccgccccagaccTACTGTTGGATGATCGACTCGAGAGATGTAGTGCTGGAGTGTGGAGTTGGTGAAGTTCACAAGTGTGCAGGCCCAGTAGACCTCACTGGTAGGGCATCTTAATTGTAGATTAATgtaaagggaggggggggtcaaGGGTCATGACCCCAGAGTTCAAGCAACAGCTGATTTCTTCTCCTTGTAAGTGGCCATCATCTTCTTAATCTCTGCAATCGCCTTCCCTGGGTTCAGGCCCTGtaagtggaggagagaggtgatgaATTTGACAACAATGAGAAAGTAGAAGTGAGTGCTAGTGAGCAGTGAAGTTTACCCTTCGAAGGGAGGAGTAATGTTTATTAGACCGAGGTTACCTTGGGGCAGGTCTTAGTGCAGTTCATGATGGTGTGAcagcggtagagagagaaaggatccTGCAGCTTGGAGAGACGCTCCTCTGTGAACTCGTCTCTCGAGTCGATCATCCAACGGTAGGCCTGGAGAAGGACAGCCATGTGAGCTCACAAACAGTCCAAGGTGCATACGCACATTCACTCATCAGTGTCCCGTTGATCAAAATACAACAACTCTGAATCAAACTAGTCAGACTAGTCTAAACTCATACACAAAAGCACAGGCCTGCATAAGGACAGCAGGTCCCAGGTACTTGTCTCCATTCCACCAGTAGCTGGGGCAGCTGGTGCTGCAGCACGCACACAGAATACATTCATACAGCCCGTcctgacagggagagacaggacagTAAAAAAAGAGAGCACAGAAGACATTTTGACAAAATGGACACAGTTGCAGCACTCTGTTCAACCATCTAAATTCTGCTCATTGTCAATGAATCAGAAGTAATTTGGGTGTACCAGTTTTTGTCTGTCCTCCACAGTCTGATGGTATTGTTCCTTTCCCTCATTTgtctcatccttcttcttcaggTAGGGCTCGATTGACTTGTACTGAGCATAGAAATTACTCATGTCCTGCAACCAAAAGAACGCCATCACAAACTCACTCCAACTTTAATGTGGGATTGACAATTAAAATAATACAGCCAGTGTGTGACAAGCTTGTATGGAATGATGATACTCACAGGGACCAGATCTTTGACCACATACATGTGTGGCAGAGGGTAGATCTTGGTAGCCTTGCTGGTGTTGGTGTCAATCTTGTTCAGACAGGCCAGTGTGTTGCCTCCATTGATGTTCATTGCACAGGATCCACAGATACCTGCACCATAGCAAACACATACAAACTCTGCCTTACTCACATTATATAAAGTTGCAAAAGGAACGGATCCGTGTTATTTTTCCTTGACTGGGGCATGTCCATTGGAGGATAGTCAGTCACTAGAATAAACCTGATCTGGTATCACCCCTGGACAACCTGTTCTAAGATAATTCCATCCTGGACACACTTTCCAACCTTAACGACATCTAACTCCCTAACGTAACAAAAACACAGTAAACCAACATTTAAGAACACTAATCCCAGCTCTTCTCTCACTCCCCAAAGAACATTAGTGATTCACCACTAGAATCATCTCAACCATTTCCTCTATTCATCAGTATCCCCAAAATAACCCTACTTCCCTCCACACACTGACCCTCTCTGCAGGAGCGACGGAAGGTCAGAGTGCCGTCCATCTCATTCTTTATCTTGATGAGGGCGTCCAATACCATGGGGCCACAGCTGTGGAAAGGAGGGAAGCAGACAGTCCACTTATTGTTAAGAACCTCATCTGTACACTGAAGATGTATGAGAACAGGATTGACAcctatatactgaacaaaaatagacccacccactggggagcaaggcccagccaaccagaatttgtttttccccacaaaaggcctttattacagacagaaatactgctAAGCAccccctcagacgatcccacaggtgaagaagtcgGAAGTGGAGgtcatggttacacgtggtttgcgGTTAATTAagattaaattatctggcaacagctctggtggaaatcCCTCCAGatggcatgccaattgcacacttactgaaaacttgagatatctatggtattgtgttgtgtgacaaaactgcacattttagaatggccttttattgtccgcagcacaaggtgaacctgtgtaatggtcatgctgtttaatcagcttcttgatatgccacacctgattatcttggcaaatgctcactatcagggatataaacaaattagTGCAAAAACATtttgagaaataagatttttgtgcgcATGGACAATTtcttggatcttttatttcagcttatgaaacatgttgcgtttatattttttgttcagtatactttacAAATCCATGCTATGATAGTACTCCAGGGTATTTTTGTCACAATGCCTCATTGCCAGAACTGAGCCAACAGGATTGGACAGATGGAGAAAGAACAGGAAGAGGACTGGGAACCTGTCCAGAGTATCAGGGTTATCCTCCTTAATTCCATATGAAGGGTGCTCATGATTCCCTCTCGAACAAATCcaaatatttgtcacatgcgccgaatgcaacaggtgtataCTTTGTATACTTTTataccttgaaatgcttacttacaagcccttcccCAACAACactcagtaaaaaaataaataggaaATAGCACAGTACCTTAACAATAATGAGTCTATATAGAACGAGTACTCCATCACCAGCAAACACAAGGGGAGGTCTGTTCTAACAAGATCTGAAACTGTGATAAATTACAAAGTGCCTGTTCCAATAACCTAATGGAAGTGTTCAACTGATAAGGCGGGCTGTACTCACGTGTTGAGATCAATCTCAAAGGTCTGCATGCGGGGCTTATCCCCCACCGTGTCTGGGTCCCAGCGGTACACCTGGAACTTCTTGACTCTGGGCTGGGGTGCTGTGGCCGCCGCTGTCTGGGCGTACCGAACCGCCTGaagtaacagaggagagagaatgaggagagctCAGCCTGTCTGTCATGAACCACATTACAAGCTGTGGGATTGAACAACTTCTTCATGACTGATGACTCAATGCTCCTGGTAGAAGAATGTGTATTGGCAGTGTCGAGTGTATACACAACATTAAGAAGACCTGCTCGACCAGGAGAAAGCTAtaatcctttattgatgtcacttgttaaatccacttcaatcagtgtagatgaaggagaggaaacagattcaagaaggatttttaagccttgagacatgtgtatatgtgccattcagaggatgaatgggcaagacaaaaaagtgaagtgtctttgaacagggtatggtagtaggcgcCAGGCGCACCAGTTGGTGTCAAGAGCTGCAACCTGCTGGATTTTAATGCTcaacaaatccttctttaacctctctcctccccttcatctacactgattgaagtggctcTAAcaaatgatcccttattgatgtcacaacATCCACctggtctgtcatggaaagagcaggtgttcttaatgtttttttgcagtctacaaattatttgtaattatgttccggccccctgattATACGCTAAAGAAAAGATCTTCAGCCCATGGCTAAATCTAGCTGATGATCCCTGGTATATAAAGCATActggtttttttttttaaatacagcagaacgttctccacggcgtctccagactctgtcacatgtgctcagtgtgaacctgctttcatctgtgaagagcacagggcgccagtggcgaatttgccaatcttggtgttctctggcaaatgccaaacgtcctgcacggtgttgggctgtaagcacaacccccacctgtgggtGTTgggccctcatggagtctgtttctgaccgtttgagcagacacatgcacatttgtggcctgctggaggtcattttgcaaggctctggcagtgctcctcctgctccttgcacaaaggcagaggtagcggtcctgctgctgggttgttgccctcctacagcctcctccacatctcctaatgtactggcctgtctcctggtagcgcctccatgctctggacactacgctgacagacacagcaaaccttcttgccagagctcgcattgatgtcccatcctggatgagctgcactacctgagccacttgtgtgggttgtagactccgtctcatgctaccactagagtgaaagcaccgccagcattcaaaagtaaCCAAAACATCAggcaggaagcataggaactgagaagtggtctgtggtcaccacctgcagaaccactcctttattgggggtgtcttgctaattgcctataatttccacctgttgtctattccatttgcacaacagcatgtgaaattgattgtcaatcagtgttgcttcctaagtggacagtttgatttcaccgaagtgtgattgacttggagttacattgtgttgtttaagtgttccctttatttttttgagcagtgtatatatatttaaattgcATCATGACGATCCACTCGAGCAACACGAGGTGATCAAGTTACACTTGAAGTTCACTACTGTTTGAGAGGTAAATATCTTATCACTGTAAATGTCACTCAGTGgtgacccatcattcagggcttTTTGACCCCCACATTTAAAACTTTTTAGGGGGGGCTTGccttgcatgttattttggcattaaaacatgtcacatatcagtttgcaaacaatgtaattaTAGCTATATGAGCGGTGCTCATCGGCCacaaacattacacaagttggaaattgcaaattcaataATGAGTGGTtaggaaggaatcagtgacagtggctaactgcaagcattgcaaagcaatcactagcctgcttattcagtggagtggctgtgtggtcccaaatctgggattaaggggctcttttccaagtttaaaattataaacattcaacattggccatgctgttaatgaagcatgatttgtgccgcttTAGTGAGTtgaagacaactgggaagtcagGAATAAACAAGCTCCAaatgggaaaatacgttttgaactgtcatccaactcggaattgtaaatccatCCTCTTTCTAGAGCaacgacctgaagatcaatgacgtcatcatgattcaacccaccccgagttcccagttgttttgaaagcaccataaatccagagaatgccagactttcaTGACAACATTTGCCCACCAAGGACCACCGCACccccttcctgttcaagtgagcacaggaCAAcaaaggtgagtccaaaaatgtattgcatGCTGCTGCACAAATTATGTAATATGCTATGGAAATATTTATACTGTAGATAAGaaataatactaagtgtatgttgtgtagtaagatgttagtagtcCATGTgactcaccctaataatttggtatattaacccctcttaatttcacctattGTACTGGACTTGGTgctgcacatgtagcctataacctgttttagagaaatgtaataatCGAATATTGTGAGAGCTTTCATTgtttgcttatatgccccctttaatttatcctacggttctgacttgatgtacagggagaacactaagaacggcctatgttctgaattatgttgctgtacatttcaaaagtgctaaacaaatagttatattgactacatccatcctagctcgctcattaatgtcttaatcgaaattacagatgGCCTCTTATCCTCTCGTCGTCCCcatatgccatagtttgtacatctgaattatcagtagaaaccacatttgtttaatatCAGAtggtttttttaaaggcagtaattgagactgaattaactgtttcgctgccagacaaggctcctctgatagccaggtgtagcagtggtaagatgttgggactgttGTTGGGAcaactttatgtaggccctaacagtttgtgggcaccgtttaaatgctaaaatcaccactggttTCACTAAGGTCAAATAATTTTGGTCAAGCacagggctccagctatgcatttggtttgctaacttgctcaCCAAGTGTCTAGCttgcaagatcaagcttcttggttacagcagaaaCAATCAATCCCCTCCCGAGTCATAGATCAAGATCCCTGTTGTCTAATACTTGTTTTGTGCATGCAGCAAACTGCGACCTCTGCCAAGTGAACCGTTGTTTGATAAACGGAGAAGGAGCAACCTTGTCATAGCATgggacattttttaaattttggcaggggaaacagagtgaatttttaaaaataaaatctaTGGATTCCAACTCTATAACAAATCAGGACAAACACAGGTACACAGTAAGCGTTAAATAATTGACATTTATAGAAGTATCTAGTGGTAGTGCATTTTTGAAGTGACTAATTTCATACACCATTGGAAAACAGTGGATTACGTTGCAGAATTTGACAGAGGTCACATAGAATTACGTTTTTATAGAAACGTAATTTGGCCTGTACTGAAGCGCTCAATAACTTTCAACAttgcacctttccaacaagtcagttcgtaaaatgtctgccctggtcaactgtaagtgtggttattgtgtagtggaaacctctaggagcaacaacggctcagccgtgacgtggtaggccacacaagctcacagaacagttCCTCTGGGTACCAGCTCATGTGGGAGTAGAGGGAAATGAGGAGATGGATGTTAACACCAAGCAGACTCATTAAACATCCTAAAGTTGAGATGTAATTGTCAATCAGTAAAGCAGAAGCCAAGGGGTTAATAAGAACAGTGGTTAAAAACAAATGAAAAGATTTGTGGAACAAGGAGGGAAAGGGAAGACACCAGCATAAGATGCAGGGAGGTCCTCAGGTCgaggtgagaagggaggaagGGGTCATCACAAGGCTGAGATTGGGACACACAAGGATCAAAAGTACATTGAAATTGGTAGGAAAACATCTGACTGGGAAGTGTGATTGTcaggaagagatggagacagtGGAACACATATTTTAGTGCCAGCAATATGGGAGGGAAAGAGATTGTTATTCGATTTAAGGAGTAATGGGGTTGAAGAACCAATATTAAGTTAACTGCTGGGGTTAATCTTCAGGGGATGTAGTATTTAATTATGCATTTAGTTTCCTTAGACTTAGATAATAATGGGTATGATTCAGACCTTCCCTCAGTTCTGTCtctggtccacactccagtccagttggaggcggtaatgcaccttaaagttggttgccaacctccATATAAATTCCACAGAAGAAGCCcaaacagccaaatactccattTAAATGTGAATCGATTCTCATTTGCTGTAATAttacggttctagaaacataaatcccTCGACTTTAATATCACAAATAAGTTTACAAATTGAAAACATACAAGTACTGTACACTAACAGTTGCAAccacagtatttttcagtgacaacacgaTATTGGCGTACCTTCCATTTACACACAAGCgttagtgtaacggatgtgaaatggctagctagttagcggtggcgcacgctaatagcgtttcaatcggtgatgtcacttgctctgagaccttgaagtagtggttccccttgctctgcaagggccgcggcttttgtggaacgATGGGtaactgttgttgatgtgtgcagaggggaCGTACTAAAGTTATACCGTTACATTAGGAGACACAAATAGCTATGTGGGAAATACATGGAAATATGGCCATGTGGGAACCCTAACACTATAAAAAGGTGTGCATTAAttgaactttaaaaaaaagttattattatttctcACCGATATttgtttaaattattattatttctcaCCGTTATGAAAGATACATTCCTTATAATTCCAAAAACATAAGGAAAGCGATGGGTGTTCATGTTTAGAGTAAGCGTCAGGGCTCTTAACAAAATATCCAAGATCAGAAGATATTATCGTCAAAAGAGACACAGATGTGCCAAATATTttaccggatgtataaatgtaaAACATCCGGTTAGCGTTCACACTCACTaccaatatggtgatgagaggaaacGAAGTGGGATAAATGGagtgagatggattttggccaacATTCTGCTGTAATCTGTAACAAACAGTGTTCTGCATTTTGTAGACTTTGACCTTTGCCAAAGTTTCACTAAATTGCGTTGTTTAGAAAGTAGTGCaagggcgaattgagttattgcacacgggCACATAATTCCCGAAATGAAATATGCTTGAACGCGCCAATAGGATTTTACTActtcgtgcttggctctgcccacctccttgatTGTTCTGCCCACTGTGATTAATTTACTCCCATTGGAAACAACAGGCTCTGGTcgatcttgggttagttatacaaATCTTTGCTAAAGCAATTAGTGTCTATGGGTATGCTAGCTGACAAGCAAGCGCACGTCGTTCGAAAAGATCAACAAACCGCATTAATTTATTAGGCAATCGTTCAAATGGACACAGTCTTAACACTGCCTTACCACCATTCCAGTGGAAGAACGGAATGCCACCGTACTACAGCGACCCAAAGACAATAGACAAACGACCGACATCTTGCGCAATCTGTggttctctgacctctctctggtATCTGCTGTCCCTGAATGCACTGCGGTATTTCCTTTAATTAAAACTGATCTGTGATCAGTGTTAAAGGTCTTTGGTTTTACCAAACTATGCAGATTTGCGAAAATTATATTGTCACTATATGATTGATTTGCAGATTAGATAATTTGCGCAACGCTCGGTACAAAGAGGTTATCTGCATTTTAAACCCTCTTCCAATATACAGATGTCACAAATGATTGTGTCTGTTTAAATAAATGTACATGCACATACTATGCACATGATATTCCACATGTACAGTTTATGTAAAACAGTAAACTAATATGGTTTGCTCAAATAAATGTGGGACAACTACGCGCGTGCGTAGTCAATGAAGTTAACGGCAGATACTCTTTGAGATCAACATTACAGCAGTCGTCTCCTGTCCTATATTATTAAAATCATATCATCCAGTGAGGTTGGCAAAGGGTAATACGACAGGATTGTAGCAAAAATCGTTAAAGGTGGTGTTTTTTTACTTTATCTTGTTGCATCCGCAATCGTGTGTCTCATAGATAATAGAAGGTACAAAAAGTTATCAGTAATGCACGGGTAAATTAGcactgtagcattttagctagCTATTCTATTTAATTGACATTACAGAATTTACTTTGTATGCAACATTTACTCAACGTAGTGACAGTTTCACACTACAGGTAACTCATGAATTAATGTTATAGTTAGTTATGAAGCTTGCTAAAATGGCTACCTAACTAGTTACAGACGAAGCATTTGGCTAATTTAACAAAAAACTGCCTGGCACACAGTTCAGGGCTAGCAAGTCTCATTCCAAAGAGAGGACTGTTCCAATTTTAGGGCTGTTATAAATACACATAGGCCTACTCACCTCTTGCCGAGTTAGCTTGCAAGGtggttaaaaaaaacaactagTCTACTGATGAAGCACCAAGTAAAATAATACAAACATCCCAGTCAAAATCTGTAAATTTAAGGTAGAGATATGTTTTACATGGGCTTCATGTCAATATGCCTATGgcggccttccgcatctgcggagGTCATCATCAGCCAATTAACGTTCATGAACTAAAAACTAATGTACCTTTCCATTTGGGTTTAATTCTATCTTAATCCTGTAAAATCAGGGGATTCATTAAAATTGTGCAATATGGTTTAATGAGTTTCAATTAACATCCTGTATGGTCAGTTCAAATGAACTTCACCCCAAACAACCCTGATACCCTTGTAGTGTATTGTCACCCTTTTTGCCCTTTCCTATCATCTGTATTTCTCTTCTATCTGTGGGTCCATCAACATTTCAGAGGTAGAAAGAACAGATGCTACAGGCTGGCAGTACAAAGGGCCTTTGTATATGCCACCAAGGCTCGCAAGATCAAATGACGTAACATGCATATAAGTAAGAGAATGGTCAGAAATATAGCCATGTCATTGATACATCTAATTTGATGTTCTAGCTATGCAATACCCTGGATCTATATGTGCACCCTTACATGTCATCGAGATCTCTCCTCTGTCATTATCATGTGCTTATGATAAATCAGCTACATGTAGATGTGTGCTATTGTGAGTGAGAACCTAAAACAATGCTTTTCACCAGCTATGGATCTCACACATCGAGGCTGCTTCACGGGAGCACGGCATGAAGTACCCCACCCTTATGCACAACCTGGtgaacatcagtacagtaggccaacagcagggatcatcaactagattcagccacgggacaATTTGTTTTCTGGAGCGGATGGTCACGGGGCCGGaatataattacaaatcatttgtagacagcaaattgaccacaagaagcccaaacagatataacatTTTACTAAAACATCATTTCAAATCTAGTTTACATTTGTATATAATCACATATACactagtatgtggacacctggtcATTAAagatctcatttcaaaatcatgggcattcatatggagttggtcccccccccccccccctttgctgctatgaaaacctccactcttctgggaaggctttccactagatgttggaagatTGCtactgggacttgcttccattcagccacgagcattagtgaggtcaggcacagattttgggcgattaggcctggctcgcagtctgtgagcttgtgtggcctactacttgctcctagacgtttccacttcacaataacagcacttacatttgaccagtgcagctctaacagggcagacatttgttggaaaggtgacatcctaagACGGTGCGACGTTGAACGTTACTGAGCTCTTTAGtgcgggccattctactgtcaatgtttgtctatggagattgaatggATGTGTGCTCGATGTAATACACCTATCAGCAAtgggtgtgtctgaaatagcagaatccactaatttaaaggggtgtccacatacttttgtccaGTTAGTGCATCTCATGTATAGTTGTGCatgcatgggaatactttggaacagatttaaaaaatgtaaatcacttggagctgaatAGCTGGTATTTTTTAGTCTTTCATGTCCAactaaaaaattaaataaaagttGGGGGACCAAATAAAATCTCCCACGGGCCACCAGTTGGAGAACCCTGGCCTACAATATGTCTTAACCTATTTACCACACTATCTCTCCGTTCCAGCTTGTGATAATTCAGTACACCTCTGTAAGGCATTTTTGTTCCCAAGGTTTGATTTACAATGTTGCTCCAGCTCACAACCATATGTAATCAGAGCACAGCAGACACTTATCGTAGAACAGAAAAACCTTAGCTGGAGGGGATTCACTGAAAATTGTAAATATTATTAACAAATATGGATGAATGGTACAAAGTGAATGTTGTCACACGATTGTATATACTGAACTGTAAAAACCCTCTCATCCCATTCCTTAGCCCTTACTGTTGTTACTCAGATCCTCTCTCGCCCTTTCCTAGGATCTCCTGAGATTTGTGtccatccctcctcttctctccccttacAGAGTAGTGTTCTGAGCGACCTTGCCATCACAGAGCCTAAGTCATTCCTGTCTCTTGCAAAGCTGGTTAGGGTGAGGCAACAGGAGGGATTCGTTGCAGCGTTAGGCGATGTCAAAGAGCCTCCTGGTGTCGTCTCACTCATCGTCACACTACAGTGATTTAACCACCTCCTCCACAGGCAATTGCAATTGACTCTATACCACCTATTTGCTTATCTCAGCAAGGGCCCACACATCTAATAACCCAGTTTCCTTACTAGCAATACGATCAACACAGTGCTGCCCTGCCACCATATTACTCCCTTTCTGAATCATGGCTGCTGGAGAGATGTTGAAGTAATCACTCCACACCTCACTCAATATGATAGCATTCATAGGAGAGGTATGACTGACAGGGGAATACTGGGCCTTCATTTGTAATGCCTTGTGTCTATGTACATATGTGTGATTGGAAAATCATTGTCtagtaaataaaacatttagcTACTtattcagtgttctgatgttgttg from Oncorhynchus clarkii lewisi isolate Uvic-CL-2024 chromosome 7, UVic_Ocla_1.0, whole genome shotgun sequence includes the following:
- the LOC139413492 gene encoding succinate dehydrogenase [ubiquinone] iron-sulfur subunit, mitochondrial isoform X2, with translation MSVVCLLSLGRCSTVAFRSSTGMVAVRYAQTAAATAPQPRVKKFQVYRWDPDTVGDKPRMQTFEIDLNTCGPMVLDALIKIKNEMDGTLTFRRSCREGICGSCAMNINGGNTLACLNKIDTNTSKATKIYPLPHMYVVKDLVPDMSNFYAQYKSIEPYLKKKDETNEGKEQYHQTVEDRQKLAYRWMIDSRDEFTEERLSKLQDPFSLYRCHTIMNCTKTCPKGLNPGKAIAEIKKMMATYKEKKSAVA
- the LOC139413492 gene encoding succinate dehydrogenase [ubiquinone] iron-sulfur subunit, mitochondrial isoform X1, which translates into the protein MSVVCLLSLGRCSTVAFRSSTGMVAVRYAQTAAATAPQPRVKKFQVYRWDPDTVGDKPRMQTFEIDLNTCGPMVLDALIKIKNEMDGTLTFRRSCREGICGSCAMNINGGNTLACLNKIDTNTSKATKIYPLPHMYVVKDLVPDMSNFYAQYKSIEPYLKKKDETNEGKEQYHQTVEDRQKLDGLYECILCACCSTSCPSYWWNGDKYLGPAVLMQAYRWMIDSRDEFTEERLSKLQDPFSLYRCHTIMNCTKTCPKGLNPGKAIAEIKKMMATYKEKKSAVA